Proteins encoded together in one Triticum dicoccoides isolate Atlit2015 ecotype Zavitan chromosome 7B, WEW_v2.0, whole genome shotgun sequence window:
- the LOC119341754 gene encoding probable calcium-binding protein CML30 encodes MAPLLLLFLLGGLCALFSLASSSSRGAKKCCDVDGEKSKSNNHGEQEAKASKAEEREERPAPADREADLGIVFSTFDHDGDGFITAGELEESLKRLGIAVSAAEAAAMVARVDANSDGLIDIHEFRELYDSIPKKRKASLLPASAGAADGAEGEEEDDDEEGEEMDLKEAFDVFDGNKDGLISAEELGTVLGSLGLRGRPAAAECRDMIRLVDSDGDGMVNFEEFKRMMAVVKA; translated from the coding sequence ATGGCGCCTCTGCTCCTGCTCTTCCTCCTCGGCGGCCTCTGCGCCCTCTTctccctcgcctcctcctcctcgcgcggcGCCAAGAAGTGCTGCGACGTCGACGGCGAGAAGTCCAAGAGTAACAACCACGGCGAGCAAGAAGCCAAGGCCAGCAAGgcggaggagagggaggagcggcCGGCGCCGGCGGACCGGGAGGCAGACCTGGGGATCGTGTTCTCGACGTTCGACCACGACGGCGACGGCTTCATCACGGCGGGGGAGCTGGAGGAGTCGCTGAAGCGGCTGGGCATCGCCGTGTCCGCCGCCGAGGCGGCCGCCATGGTGGCCCGCGTCGACGCCAACAGCGACGGCCTCATCGACATCCACGAGTTCCGCGAGCTCTACGACTCCATCCCCAAGAAGCGCAAGGCCTCGCTGCTCCCCGCCTCCGCCGGCGCGGCCGACGGGgccgagggggaggaggaggacgacgacgaggagggggAGGAGATGGACCTCAAGGAGGCGTTCGACGTGTTCGACGGCAACAAGGACGGGCTCATCTCCGCCGAGGAGCTGGGCACCGTGCTGGGCTCCCTCGGCCTGCgcggccgccccgccgccgccgagtgCCGCGACATGATACGCCTCGTCGACAGCGACGGCGACGGCATGGTCAACTTCGAGGAGTTCAAGCGCATGATGGCCGTCGTCAAGGCCTAG